From the Labrus mixtus chromosome 17, fLabMix1.1, whole genome shotgun sequence genome, one window contains:
- the rimbp2a gene encoding RIMS-binding protein 2 isoform X2 — translation MHQSVELKQQLQLEHEQALVALHTKQKEINQLQKVKVHDLEQKCRSQSEHYHQLSKELLNFRLQSDTLDIQKVQPNSTSQIPVSPQRKLPQVREGFEAHTETGDENTANTPLLISQFLPCTTQTGDRERPELLSVKSSTITTDRLSSPRKLASSEMEDEASPSPRSKPRYTGQVRLCTARYSYNPYDGPNEHPEAELPLVAGKYLYVYGNMDDDGFYEGELLDGQRGLVPSNFVEFVQDKEKPAIQSGEEGEDLGPLDHTNMSLVPVDGGASQDGLLGSSNALVPCSNGTGGPLDPEDLADDVVPYPRKISLIKQLARSVIVAWEPPIVPWGWGNVSGYNVLVDRELRASIAFGGRTKCLLEKLDLDGCVHRVSVQSVTDRGLSDELRCTLLVGANVVVAPCSLRVDDIQRDTAELSWLPSNSNYGHTVFLDGVEHAVMKPGRYRLRFLNLKPLTVYKVTVMAQPHQVPWQLPLEQRERKEAGVEFCTQAAGPPQPPIDVQVLCGQAPGVLQVRWKPPNLTSTGTSNGANVVGYAVCTKGQRIAEVLYPQADYVTVELTRIQCLEAREVIVRTLSVQGESQDSQVAVIPNNLLVPLPAIPLPPPMHPHAGPPPPPHPHAQPHLQSPHLPHATPQLPAPPQAHGQPLQPHPAHNQPHPRLPHPGGPPQPQLRPPHPHPRPLLLQPRQPHQGPRPQHQLPLLPHPQHHPIPQRPVCARDLDAKDHAAHHGGAVQPGQPGWDPTRSPSSQPPVPMQGHTLAAPPPANPRSPSPQRILPQPRGTLIPDTVAKAIAREAAQRVAAESGKQGERRQGRYGEQGHSFHQHHSDEEEEDEEGFGRGRRRGPTVDEFLRGSELGRPPHYSHNEDYHSESSRGSDLSDIMEEDEEELYSEMQLEEGRRRNSHNTPKTNTSAGGRHDREAGRRTHHGGSQPQRRPLMVPSIEVTSENNSEGNPSPITEDGNYGRVARHRTWPSRRHMGGTRSPHDGYRDRDRRSPTYYDESEPEESFRIFVALFDYDPLSMSPNPDAADEELPFKEGQIIRVYGDKDTDGFYRAEVRGRMGLIPCNMVSEIRAEDEETLDQLMKQGFLPLSTPVDRIEQNRRGLRRDQASRRMVALYDYDPRESSPNVDVEAELTFCAGDIIAVSGDIDEDGFYYGEMNGHRGLVPSNFLEEVPDDVEVYLTDTPSHYPQEEPANRPPANSAATVSESKRVTAETTDTVDNDAAPVRAPSPIVRPLLPGTMRLLSPTRVPHMPLDPRDSQDLANKKKKGLLSKGKKLLKRLSPVK, via the exons ATGCACCAGTCTGTTGAGctgaagcagcagctgcagctagAGCATGAGCAAGCCTTGGTGGCCCTTCACACCAAGCAGAAGGAGATCAATCAACTGCAAAAG GTCAAGGTTCATGACCTGGAGCAGAAATGCAGGTCACAGAGTGAACACTACCACCAGCTGTCAAAAGAGCTGTTGAATTTCCGTTTGCAGTCGGACACCTTGGATATCCAGAAAGTTCAACCCAATTCCACGTCCCAAATCCCCGTCTCACCACAGAGGAAACTCCCACAAGTCCGCGAGGGATTCgaagcacacacagagacag GCGATGAGAACACGGCAAACACGCCGCTACTGATCTCCCAGTTCTTACCCTGCACAacacagactggagacagagaaagaccaGAACTGCTGTCTGTCAAATCCAGCACCATAACAACGGACCGCCTCAGCAGCCCTCGAAAGCTCGCCTCCTCCGAG ATGGAGGATGAGGCCAGCCCATCACCCAGGTCCAAGCCTCGCTACACAGGCCAGGTCCGCCTTTGCACTGCCCGCTACAG TTATAACCCTTACGATGGACCAAACGAGCATCCTGAAGCAGAGCTCCCCCTTGTGGCGGGAAAGTATCTGTACGTGTACGGAAACATGGATGATGATGGCTTCTATGAGG GGGAGCTGCTGGACGGCCAGCGAGGACTTGTTCCTTCCAACTTTGTGGAGTTTGTCCAGGACAAGGAAAAACCAGCGATTCAGTCCGGAGAAGAAGGGGAAGACCTGGGCCCACTGGACCATACAAATATGTCTTTGGTTCCAGTGGATGGAGGTGCCTCCCAGGATGGCCTCTTGGGCTCGTCTAACGCCTTGGTTCCCTGTAGCAATGGGACAGGGGGGCCACTGGACCCTGAGGACCTGGCTGACGATGTTGTGCCTTATCCCCGAAAGATCTCCCTGATCAAGCAGCTGGCACGGAGTGTCATTGTGGCTTGGGAGCCTCCAATAGTGCCTTGGGGCTGGGGGAACGTCTCTGGCTACAATGTGTTGGTAGATAGGGAGCTCCGTGCCAGTATAGCGTTTGGCGGCCGGACAAAGTGTTTGTTGGAGAAGCTGGACCTGGACGGCTGCGTTCACCGCGTGTCGGTGCAGAGCGTCACAGACAGGGGCCTGTCCGACGAGCTGCGCTGCACCCTGCTGGTGGGGGCCAACGTGGTGGTGGCTCCGTGTAGTCTGCGGGTGGATGACATCCAGCGTGACACTGCCGAGCTCTCCTGGTTGCCTAGCAACAGTAACTATGGTCACACTGTGTTCTTGGACGGGGTAGAACATGCAGTGATGAAGCCGGGGAGGTATAGACTACGCTTTCTCAACCTAAAGCCACTGACTGTGTACAAAGTGACAGTGATGGCACAGCCGCACCAGGTGCCATGGCAACTACCGCTGGAGCAGCGAGAGAGGAAAGAAGCTGGGGTGGAGTTCTGCACTCAGGCTGCAG GCCCGCCCCAGCCCCCGATTGATGTACAGGTACTCTGTGGGCAGGCTCCAGGGGTGCTACAAGTCCGCTGGAAGCCTCCCAACCTCACTTCCACGGGCACATCGAACGGGGCGAACGTAGTTGGCTACGCAGTCTGCACAAAAGGCCAGAGG ataGCAGAGGTGTTGTACCCACAGGCAGACTATGTTACTGTCGAGCTGACGAGGATTCAGTGCCTGGAGGCTCGGGAAGTGATCGTCAGGACGCTGTCCGTGCAGGGAGAGTCCCAGGACTCCCAAGTCGCCGTCATTCCAAACAACCTGCTAGTGCCTCTTCCTGCGATTCCCCTGCCACCGCCAATGCACCCCCATGCaggccctcctcctcccccacatCCCCACGCTCAACCCCACCTCCAGTCGCCTCACCTTCCCCATGCCACACCCCAACTTCCTGCTCCCCCCCAGGCACACGGACAGCCACTCCAACCCCATCCTGCACACAATCAACCCCATCCCAGACTCCCTCACCCAGGTGGACCCCCGCAACCCCAGCTTCGACCCCCACATCCTCACCCCCGACCCCTGCTTCTTCAGCCCCGACAACCCCACCAAGGTCCCAGGCCACAGCACCAGCTGCCTCTGCTACCCCACCCCCAACACCATCCTATACCTCAGAGACCAGTATGTGCCAGAGACCTGGATGCCAAAGACCACGCAGCCCACCACGGGGGAGCTGTTCAGCCCGGACAGCCTGGCTGGGACCCCACACGCTCACCCTCCTCCCAGCCTCCCGTGCCCATGCAAGGCCACACCCTTGCGGCCCCACCACCTGCCAATCCTCGCTCCCCGTCCCCTCAGAGGATTCTGCCGCAGCCCCGGGGGACACTCATTCCGGACACCGTGGCCAAAGCCATCGCTCGAGAAGCAGCGCAGAGGGTGGCAGCAGAAAGTGGCAAG caggggGAGAGGCGGCAGGGCAGGTATGGGGAGCAGGGTCATTCGTTTCACCAGCATCACTctgacgaggaagaggaggatgaagaaggcTTTGGGCGCGGGCGTCGGAGAGGACCCACAGTTGATGAGTTCCTCCGAGGCTCTGAGCTGGGGAGGCCG CCTCACTATAGTCACAATGAAGATTATCACAGCGAGAGCAGCCGGGGGTCTGACCTGTCTGACATCatggaagaggatgaggaggagctgTACTCTGAGATGCAGCTGGAAGAGGGACGCCGGCGCAACTCGCACAACACACCCAAG ACCAACACTTCTGCTGGAGGCCGTCATGACCGGGAGGCTGGGAGAAGAACTCATCACGGTGGTTCCCAGCCTCAAAGAAGGCCGCTAATGGTCCCCTCCATTG AAGTAACCTCTGAGAATAACAGTGAGGGAAACCCCTCCCCCATCACCGAGGATGGTAACTATGGCAGAGTAGCTCGGCACAGGACGTGGCCATCCCGCAGGCACATGGGCGGCACCAGGTCTCCCCATG ATGGTTACAGGGACCGGGATCGCCGCTCACCCACATACTATGATGAGTCGGAGCCCGAGGAATCCTTCCGGATCTTTGTGGCCCTCTTTGACTACGATCCTCTGTCCATGTCCCCCAACCCGGACGCAGCCGATGAGGAGCTGCCCTTCAAAGAGGGGCAGATCATTAGG GTGTACGGTGATAAAGATACAGATGGGTTCTACAGAGCAGAAGTGAGGGGCAGGATGGGGCTGATACCCTGTAACATGGTGTCAGAGATCCGAGCAGAGGACGAGGAGACCTTGGACCAACTCATGAAACAGGGCTTCCTGCCGCTCAGCACACCTGTGGACAGGATAG AGCAGAACAGAAGGGGACTCCGTCGAGATCAGGCCTCAAGGAGGATGGTGGCTTTGTACGACTACGACCCCCGAGAGAGCTCGCCTAACGTTGACGTGGAG GCTGAGCTGACCTTCTGTGCTGGTGACATCATTGCTGTAAGTGGAGATATCGACGAGGACGGATTCTATTAT GGTGAGATGAATGGCCACCGTGGTCTGGTTCCTTCTAACTTCCTGGAAGAAGTGCCTGATGATGTGGAGGTGTATCTGACCGATACGCCGTCCCACTACCCCCAGGAAGAGCCTGCCAACCGGCCCCCTGCCAACTCCGCCGCCACCGTCTCCGAGAGCAAACGG GTTACAGCAGAAACCACCGACACCGTCGACAATGACGCCGCCCCTGTGCGTGCCCCGTCCCCGATTGTCAGGCCCCTCCTCCCCGGCACCATGAGACTCCTGAGCCCTACGAGGGTCCCCCACATGCCACTGGACCCCCGGGACTCCCAAGATCTGgccaacaagaagaagaagggactACTTTCTAAGGGGAAGAAGCTGCTGAAGAGACTGTCCCCTgtgaaataa
- the rimbp2a gene encoding RIMS-binding protein 2 isoform X5 has protein sequence MHQSVELKQQLQLEHEQALVALHTKQKEINQLQKVKVHDLEQKCRSQSEHYHQLSKELLNFRLQSDTLDIQKVQPNSTSQIPVSPQRKLPQVREGFEAHTETGDENTANTPLLISQFLPCTTQTGDRERPELLSVKSSTITTDRLSSPRKLASSEMEDEASPSPRSKPRYTGQVRLCTARYSYNPYDGPNEHPEAELPLVAGKYLYVYGNMDDDGFYEGELLDGQRGLVPSNFVEFVQDKEKPAIQSGEEGEDLGPLDHTNMSLVPVDGGASQDGLLGSSNALVPCSNGTGGPLDPEDLADDVVPYPRKISLIKQLARSVIVAWEPPIVPWGWGNVSGYNVLVDRELRASIAFGGRTKCLLEKLDLDGCVHRVSVQSVTDRGLSDELRCTLLVGANVVVAPCSLRVDDIQRDTAELSWLPSNSNYGHTVFLDGVEHAVMKPGRYRLRFLNLKPLTVYKVTVMAQPHQVPWQLPLEQRERKEAGVEFCTQAAGPTPYCRTGPPQPPIDVQVLCGQAPGVLQVRWKPPNLTSTGTSNGANVVGYAVCTKGQRIAEVLYPQADYVTVELTRIQCLEAREVIVRTLSVQGESQDSQVAVIPNNLLVPLPAIPLPPPMHPHAGPPPPPHPHAQPHLQSPHLPHATPQLPAPPQAHGQPLQPHPAHNQPHPRLPHPGGPPQPQLRPPHPHPRPLLLQPRQPHQGPRPQHQLPLLPHPQHHPIPQRPVCARDLDAKDHAAHHGGAVQPGQPGWDPTRSPSSQPPVPMQGHTLAAPPPANPRSPSPQRILPQPRGTLIPDTVAKAIAREAAQRVAAESGKQGERRQGRYGEQGHSFHQHHSDEEEEDEEGFGRGRRRGPTVDEFLRGSELGRPTNTSAGGRHDREAGRRTHHGGSQPQRRPLMVPSIDGYRDRDRRSPTYYDESEPEESFRIFVALFDYDPLSMSPNPDAADEELPFKEGQIIRVYGDKDTDGFYRAEVRGRMGLIPCNMVSEIRAEDEETLDQLMKQGFLPLSTPVDRIEQNRRGLRRDQASRRMVALYDYDPRESSPNVDVEAELTFCAGDIIAVSGDIDEDGFYYGEMNGHRGLVPSNFLEEVPDDVEVYLTDTPSHYPQEEPANRPPANSAATVSESKRVTAETTDTVDNDAAPVRAPSPIVRPLLPGTMRLLSPTRVPHMPLDPRDSQDLANKKKKGLLSKGKKLLKRLSPVK, from the exons ATGCACCAGTCTGTTGAGctgaagcagcagctgcagctagAGCATGAGCAAGCCTTGGTGGCCCTTCACACCAAGCAGAAGGAGATCAATCAACTGCAAAAG GTCAAGGTTCATGACCTGGAGCAGAAATGCAGGTCACAGAGTGAACACTACCACCAGCTGTCAAAAGAGCTGTTGAATTTCCGTTTGCAGTCGGACACCTTGGATATCCAGAAAGTTCAACCCAATTCCACGTCCCAAATCCCCGTCTCACCACAGAGGAAACTCCCACAAGTCCGCGAGGGATTCgaagcacacacagagacag GCGATGAGAACACGGCAAACACGCCGCTACTGATCTCCCAGTTCTTACCCTGCACAacacagactggagacagagaaagaccaGAACTGCTGTCTGTCAAATCCAGCACCATAACAACGGACCGCCTCAGCAGCCCTCGAAAGCTCGCCTCCTCCGAG ATGGAGGATGAGGCCAGCCCATCACCCAGGTCCAAGCCTCGCTACACAGGCCAGGTCCGCCTTTGCACTGCCCGCTACAG TTATAACCCTTACGATGGACCAAACGAGCATCCTGAAGCAGAGCTCCCCCTTGTGGCGGGAAAGTATCTGTACGTGTACGGAAACATGGATGATGATGGCTTCTATGAGG GGGAGCTGCTGGACGGCCAGCGAGGACTTGTTCCTTCCAACTTTGTGGAGTTTGTCCAGGACAAGGAAAAACCAGCGATTCAGTCCGGAGAAGAAGGGGAAGACCTGGGCCCACTGGACCATACAAATATGTCTTTGGTTCCAGTGGATGGAGGTGCCTCCCAGGATGGCCTCTTGGGCTCGTCTAACGCCTTGGTTCCCTGTAGCAATGGGACAGGGGGGCCACTGGACCCTGAGGACCTGGCTGACGATGTTGTGCCTTATCCCCGAAAGATCTCCCTGATCAAGCAGCTGGCACGGAGTGTCATTGTGGCTTGGGAGCCTCCAATAGTGCCTTGGGGCTGGGGGAACGTCTCTGGCTACAATGTGTTGGTAGATAGGGAGCTCCGTGCCAGTATAGCGTTTGGCGGCCGGACAAAGTGTTTGTTGGAGAAGCTGGACCTGGACGGCTGCGTTCACCGCGTGTCGGTGCAGAGCGTCACAGACAGGGGCCTGTCCGACGAGCTGCGCTGCACCCTGCTGGTGGGGGCCAACGTGGTGGTGGCTCCGTGTAGTCTGCGGGTGGATGACATCCAGCGTGACACTGCCGAGCTCTCCTGGTTGCCTAGCAACAGTAACTATGGTCACACTGTGTTCTTGGACGGGGTAGAACATGCAGTGATGAAGCCGGGGAGGTATAGACTACGCTTTCTCAACCTAAAGCCACTGACTGTGTACAAAGTGACAGTGATGGCACAGCCGCACCAGGTGCCATGGCAACTACCGCTGGAGCAGCGAGAGAGGAAAGAAGCTGGGGTGGAGTTCTGCACTCAGGCTGCAG GTCCAACACCATATTGCAGAACAG GCCCGCCCCAGCCCCCGATTGATGTACAGGTACTCTGTGGGCAGGCTCCAGGGGTGCTACAAGTCCGCTGGAAGCCTCCCAACCTCACTTCCACGGGCACATCGAACGGGGCGAACGTAGTTGGCTACGCAGTCTGCACAAAAGGCCAGAGG ataGCAGAGGTGTTGTACCCACAGGCAGACTATGTTACTGTCGAGCTGACGAGGATTCAGTGCCTGGAGGCTCGGGAAGTGATCGTCAGGACGCTGTCCGTGCAGGGAGAGTCCCAGGACTCCCAAGTCGCCGTCATTCCAAACAACCTGCTAGTGCCTCTTCCTGCGATTCCCCTGCCACCGCCAATGCACCCCCATGCaggccctcctcctcccccacatCCCCACGCTCAACCCCACCTCCAGTCGCCTCACCTTCCCCATGCCACACCCCAACTTCCTGCTCCCCCCCAGGCACACGGACAGCCACTCCAACCCCATCCTGCACACAATCAACCCCATCCCAGACTCCCTCACCCAGGTGGACCCCCGCAACCCCAGCTTCGACCCCCACATCCTCACCCCCGACCCCTGCTTCTTCAGCCCCGACAACCCCACCAAGGTCCCAGGCCACAGCACCAGCTGCCTCTGCTACCCCACCCCCAACACCATCCTATACCTCAGAGACCAGTATGTGCCAGAGACCTGGATGCCAAAGACCACGCAGCCCACCACGGGGGAGCTGTTCAGCCCGGACAGCCTGGCTGGGACCCCACACGCTCACCCTCCTCCCAGCCTCCCGTGCCCATGCAAGGCCACACCCTTGCGGCCCCACCACCTGCCAATCCTCGCTCCCCGTCCCCTCAGAGGATTCTGCCGCAGCCCCGGGGGACACTCATTCCGGACACCGTGGCCAAAGCCATCGCTCGAGAAGCAGCGCAGAGGGTGGCAGCAGAAAGTGGCAAG caggggGAGAGGCGGCAGGGCAGGTATGGGGAGCAGGGTCATTCGTTTCACCAGCATCACTctgacgaggaagaggaggatgaagaaggcTTTGGGCGCGGGCGTCGGAGAGGACCCACAGTTGATGAGTTCCTCCGAGGCTCTGAGCTGGGGAGGCCG ACCAACACTTCTGCTGGAGGCCGTCATGACCGGGAGGCTGGGAGAAGAACTCATCACGGTGGTTCCCAGCCTCAAAGAAGGCCGCTAATGGTCCCCTCCATTG ATGGTTACAGGGACCGGGATCGCCGCTCACCCACATACTATGATGAGTCGGAGCCCGAGGAATCCTTCCGGATCTTTGTGGCCCTCTTTGACTACGATCCTCTGTCCATGTCCCCCAACCCGGACGCAGCCGATGAGGAGCTGCCCTTCAAAGAGGGGCAGATCATTAGG GTGTACGGTGATAAAGATACAGATGGGTTCTACAGAGCAGAAGTGAGGGGCAGGATGGGGCTGATACCCTGTAACATGGTGTCAGAGATCCGAGCAGAGGACGAGGAGACCTTGGACCAACTCATGAAACAGGGCTTCCTGCCGCTCAGCACACCTGTGGACAGGATAG AGCAGAACAGAAGGGGACTCCGTCGAGATCAGGCCTCAAGGAGGATGGTGGCTTTGTACGACTACGACCCCCGAGAGAGCTCGCCTAACGTTGACGTGGAG GCTGAGCTGACCTTCTGTGCTGGTGACATCATTGCTGTAAGTGGAGATATCGACGAGGACGGATTCTATTAT GGTGAGATGAATGGCCACCGTGGTCTGGTTCCTTCTAACTTCCTGGAAGAAGTGCCTGATGATGTGGAGGTGTATCTGACCGATACGCCGTCCCACTACCCCCAGGAAGAGCCTGCCAACCGGCCCCCTGCCAACTCCGCCGCCACCGTCTCCGAGAGCAAACGG GTTACAGCAGAAACCACCGACACCGTCGACAATGACGCCGCCCCTGTGCGTGCCCCGTCCCCGATTGTCAGGCCCCTCCTCCCCGGCACCATGAGACTCCTGAGCCCTACGAGGGTCCCCCACATGCCACTGGACCCCCGGGACTCCCAAGATCTGgccaacaagaagaagaagggactACTTTCTAAGGGGAAGAAGCTGCTGAAGAGACTGTCCCCTgtgaaataa
- the rimbp2a gene encoding RIMS-binding protein 2 isoform X6 — MHQSVELKQQLQLEHEQALVALHTKQKEINQLQKVKVHDLEQKCRSQSEHYHQLSKELLNFRLQSDTLDIQKVQPNSTSQIPVSPQRKLPQVREGFEAHTETGDENTANTPLLISQFLPCTTQTGDRERPELLSVKSSTITTDRLSSPRKLASSEMEDEASPSPRSKPRYTGQVRLCTARYSYNPYDGPNEHPEAELPLVAGKYLYVYGNMDDDGFYEGELLDGQRGLVPSNFVEFVQDKEKPAIQSGEEGEDLGPLDHTNMSLVPVDGGASQDGLLGSSNALVPCSNGTGGPLDPEDLADDVVPYPRKISLIKQLARSVIVAWEPPIVPWGWGNVSGYNVLVDRELRASIAFGGRTKCLLEKLDLDGCVHRVSVQSVTDRGLSDELRCTLLVGANVVVAPCSLRVDDIQRDTAELSWLPSNSNYGHTVFLDGVEHAVMKPGRYRLRFLNLKPLTVYKVTVMAQPHQVPWQLPLEQRERKEAGVEFCTQAAGPPQPPIDVQVLCGQAPGVLQVRWKPPNLTSTGTSNGANVVGYAVCTKGQRIAEVLYPQADYVTVELTRIQCLEAREVIVRTLSVQGESQDSQVAVIPNNLLVPLPAIPLPPPMHPHAGPPPPPHPHAQPHLQSPHLPHATPQLPAPPQAHGQPLQPHPAHNQPHPRLPHPGGPPQPQLRPPHPHPRPLLLQPRQPHQGPRPQHQLPLLPHPQHHPIPQRPVCARDLDAKDHAAHHGGAVQPGQPGWDPTRSPSSQPPVPMQGHTLAAPPPANPRSPSPQRILPQPRGTLIPDTVAKAIAREAAQRVAAESGKQGERRQGRYGEQGHSFHQHHSDEEEEDEEGFGRGRRRGPTVDEFLRGSELGRPPHYSHNEDYHSESSRGSDLSDIMEEDEEELYSEMQLEEGRRRNSHNTPKTNTSAGGRHDREAGRRTHHGGSQPQRRPLMVPSIDGYRDRDRRSPTYYDESEPEESFRIFVALFDYDPLSMSPNPDAADEELPFKEGQIIRVYGDKDTDGFYRAEVRGRMGLIPCNMVSEIRAEDEETLDQLMKQGFLPLSTPVDRIEQNRRGLRRDQASRRMVALYDYDPRESSPNVDVEAELTFCAGDIIAVSGDIDEDGFYYGEMNGHRGLVPSNFLEEVPDDVEVYLTDTPSHYPQEEPANRPPANSAATVSESKRVTAETTDTVDNDAAPVRAPSPIVRPLLPGTMRLLSPTRVPHMPLDPRDSQDLANKKKKGLLSKGKKLLKRLSPVK; from the exons ATGCACCAGTCTGTTGAGctgaagcagcagctgcagctagAGCATGAGCAAGCCTTGGTGGCCCTTCACACCAAGCAGAAGGAGATCAATCAACTGCAAAAG GTCAAGGTTCATGACCTGGAGCAGAAATGCAGGTCACAGAGTGAACACTACCACCAGCTGTCAAAAGAGCTGTTGAATTTCCGTTTGCAGTCGGACACCTTGGATATCCAGAAAGTTCAACCCAATTCCACGTCCCAAATCCCCGTCTCACCACAGAGGAAACTCCCACAAGTCCGCGAGGGATTCgaagcacacacagagacag GCGATGAGAACACGGCAAACACGCCGCTACTGATCTCCCAGTTCTTACCCTGCACAacacagactggagacagagaaagaccaGAACTGCTGTCTGTCAAATCCAGCACCATAACAACGGACCGCCTCAGCAGCCCTCGAAAGCTCGCCTCCTCCGAG ATGGAGGATGAGGCCAGCCCATCACCCAGGTCCAAGCCTCGCTACACAGGCCAGGTCCGCCTTTGCACTGCCCGCTACAG TTATAACCCTTACGATGGACCAAACGAGCATCCTGAAGCAGAGCTCCCCCTTGTGGCGGGAAAGTATCTGTACGTGTACGGAAACATGGATGATGATGGCTTCTATGAGG GGGAGCTGCTGGACGGCCAGCGAGGACTTGTTCCTTCCAACTTTGTGGAGTTTGTCCAGGACAAGGAAAAACCAGCGATTCAGTCCGGAGAAGAAGGGGAAGACCTGGGCCCACTGGACCATACAAATATGTCTTTGGTTCCAGTGGATGGAGGTGCCTCCCAGGATGGCCTCTTGGGCTCGTCTAACGCCTTGGTTCCCTGTAGCAATGGGACAGGGGGGCCACTGGACCCTGAGGACCTGGCTGACGATGTTGTGCCTTATCCCCGAAAGATCTCCCTGATCAAGCAGCTGGCACGGAGTGTCATTGTGGCTTGGGAGCCTCCAATAGTGCCTTGGGGCTGGGGGAACGTCTCTGGCTACAATGTGTTGGTAGATAGGGAGCTCCGTGCCAGTATAGCGTTTGGCGGCCGGACAAAGTGTTTGTTGGAGAAGCTGGACCTGGACGGCTGCGTTCACCGCGTGTCGGTGCAGAGCGTCACAGACAGGGGCCTGTCCGACGAGCTGCGCTGCACCCTGCTGGTGGGGGCCAACGTGGTGGTGGCTCCGTGTAGTCTGCGGGTGGATGACATCCAGCGTGACACTGCCGAGCTCTCCTGGTTGCCTAGCAACAGTAACTATGGTCACACTGTGTTCTTGGACGGGGTAGAACATGCAGTGATGAAGCCGGGGAGGTATAGACTACGCTTTCTCAACCTAAAGCCACTGACTGTGTACAAAGTGACAGTGATGGCACAGCCGCACCAGGTGCCATGGCAACTACCGCTGGAGCAGCGAGAGAGGAAAGAAGCTGGGGTGGAGTTCTGCACTCAGGCTGCAG GCCCGCCCCAGCCCCCGATTGATGTACAGGTACTCTGTGGGCAGGCTCCAGGGGTGCTACAAGTCCGCTGGAAGCCTCCCAACCTCACTTCCACGGGCACATCGAACGGGGCGAACGTAGTTGGCTACGCAGTCTGCACAAAAGGCCAGAGG ataGCAGAGGTGTTGTACCCACAGGCAGACTATGTTACTGTCGAGCTGACGAGGATTCAGTGCCTGGAGGCTCGGGAAGTGATCGTCAGGACGCTGTCCGTGCAGGGAGAGTCCCAGGACTCCCAAGTCGCCGTCATTCCAAACAACCTGCTAGTGCCTCTTCCTGCGATTCCCCTGCCACCGCCAATGCACCCCCATGCaggccctcctcctcccccacatCCCCACGCTCAACCCCACCTCCAGTCGCCTCACCTTCCCCATGCCACACCCCAACTTCCTGCTCCCCCCCAGGCACACGGACAGCCACTCCAACCCCATCCTGCACACAATCAACCCCATCCCAGACTCCCTCACCCAGGTGGACCCCCGCAACCCCAGCTTCGACCCCCACATCCTCACCCCCGACCCCTGCTTCTTCAGCCCCGACAACCCCACCAAGGTCCCAGGCCACAGCACCAGCTGCCTCTGCTACCCCACCCCCAACACCATCCTATACCTCAGAGACCAGTATGTGCCAGAGACCTGGATGCCAAAGACCACGCAGCCCACCACGGGGGAGCTGTTCAGCCCGGACAGCCTGGCTGGGACCCCACACGCTCACCCTCCTCCCAGCCTCCCGTGCCCATGCAAGGCCACACCCTTGCGGCCCCACCACCTGCCAATCCTCGCTCCCCGTCCCCTCAGAGGATTCTGCCGCAGCCCCGGGGGACACTCATTCCGGACACCGTGGCCAAAGCCATCGCTCGAGAAGCAGCGCAGAGGGTGGCAGCAGAAAGTGGCAAG caggggGAGAGGCGGCAGGGCAGGTATGGGGAGCAGGGTCATTCGTTTCACCAGCATCACTctgacgaggaagaggaggatgaagaaggcTTTGGGCGCGGGCGTCGGAGAGGACCCACAGTTGATGAGTTCCTCCGAGGCTCTGAGCTGGGGAGGCCG CCTCACTATAGTCACAATGAAGATTATCACAGCGAGAGCAGCCGGGGGTCTGACCTGTCTGACATCatggaagaggatgaggaggagctgTACTCTGAGATGCAGCTGGAAGAGGGACGCCGGCGCAACTCGCACAACACACCCAAG ACCAACACTTCTGCTGGAGGCCGTCATGACCGGGAGGCTGGGAGAAGAACTCATCACGGTGGTTCCCAGCCTCAAAGAAGGCCGCTAATGGTCCCCTCCATTG ATGGTTACAGGGACCGGGATCGCCGCTCACCCACATACTATGATGAGTCGGAGCCCGAGGAATCCTTCCGGATCTTTGTGGCCCTCTTTGACTACGATCCTCTGTCCATGTCCCCCAACCCGGACGCAGCCGATGAGGAGCTGCCCTTCAAAGAGGGGCAGATCATTAGG GTGTACGGTGATAAAGATACAGATGGGTTCTACAGAGCAGAAGTGAGGGGCAGGATGGGGCTGATACCCTGTAACATGGTGTCAGAGATCCGAGCAGAGGACGAGGAGACCTTGGACCAACTCATGAAACAGGGCTTCCTGCCGCTCAGCACACCTGTGGACAGGATAG AGCAGAACAGAAGGGGACTCCGTCGAGATCAGGCCTCAAGGAGGATGGTGGCTTTGTACGACTACGACCCCCGAGAGAGCTCGCCTAACGTTGACGTGGAG GCTGAGCTGACCTTCTGTGCTGGTGACATCATTGCTGTAAGTGGAGATATCGACGAGGACGGATTCTATTAT GGTGAGATGAATGGCCACCGTGGTCTGGTTCCTTCTAACTTCCTGGAAGAAGTGCCTGATGATGTGGAGGTGTATCTGACCGATACGCCGTCCCACTACCCCCAGGAAGAGCCTGCCAACCGGCCCCCTGCCAACTCCGCCGCCACCGTCTCCGAGAGCAAACGG GTTACAGCAGAAACCACCGACACCGTCGACAATGACGCCGCCCCTGTGCGTGCCCCGTCCCCGATTGTCAGGCCCCTCCTCCCCGGCACCATGAGACTCCTGAGCCCTACGAGGGTCCCCCACATGCCACTGGACCCCCGGGACTCCCAAGATCTGgccaacaagaagaagaagggactACTTTCTAAGGGGAAGAAGCTGCTGAAGAGACTGTCCCCTgtgaaataa